The genome window CCCCGCAAGCCGGTCGTCAAGCTGTTCTTGTTCTAGAGCGTCCAGTTCTTCTTTAAGATCATCCTGACACAAATGATGTCAGCAGAAACCCAGAAAACGCACACCGCTGTCTTACCTCGTCGAGAACAATACCCATGCCCACGGGGTTGGAAATGGCATCGGAAATCTCGTTGGTAAGGTCCATTTGCTCCCTGATCTTGTCCATTGTAGCATCGACACCTTCGGCAGTACTGCAATGAACATAAGCATTGCGTCTTACAGCTATTGATTAGTTTCAGACAGACGCACAGATTGCTGTGGATACCCTTGAGCGCATCCgcacccttcttcattgccACCATTGTCTCCGCATTCAAATTGGCCGATTCTATAGCGTTCACCTATCGAAGTGGAACAGACATCACTTTGGATTCACCACATATAGATCAGTCTTTACCCACTTGAGTCTCAAGAGTCAATCTTGTGCCAGCGATTCTATCAAGTTCGTTCTCGTgtgccttcttctgtctAAGAGCCGCCATAGCCACTGCAAAAAGGCAATGTCAGCAACTAAAACTGTAGCTTCTCCATATCCTCTGCCCATGCTCAGCGCTTATCTTCCAAATCACATCTAATCACTTTCCCCCAgcctcctcgtcatccatGTTCCGCTAACTCGTGCTGGCCAAATCCTCAAGCCTAAAATATGCTGCTCAAAACAATCAAACAAAACTCACATCTCTTATTGCTGGTAGCATTagccttcgccttcttcatttcctcatcgatcttcttctgcaagaactcttccttcttttcgaGCATCAATAACTGTTGGCGTAGGCCGACAATGGCATCTCGAGCTGATTCTCGAGTGTCTTTGCGACCTGTGAAATAGGACATCCAGCCGGACATTGTGGTTGAATCAATATGAATATGATTCGGAAATTGTAGGGTACGTATCAAGGAGGGGGGGTTATTGGAAAACTGCGATCGCTGTTTGTTGTGAGTGGCCACTGGATGACAGATCGCACAACAGACAAAGCAGATCGTCATGATAGCAGCGGAATCAAATTCTTCCCCTTTATTCAGTGAGCCTGATACTGTCTCAACTACGCCGTAGAATattggaagagaggagaagagaatacTTAatgcaaagaagaggcatGCGGATGATTGAGTCGATCCTACCTATGCATGCTTATTTAAGACCTTGGGCAGGACAAGTCAAAAACCATAATGATTGcattcatccttctcaacaacaCTTGATTAACCCAATGATACATAGGCACACGACCTGACAACGCTGACCACCGACTCACCGTCCCTTTTTTCATTCCAAGCAGGatctcatctccaagatcTATTCCGCTCACACCGAAGAAAAAAACGATGATTATTGGGTGACAAGCTCGATCAAGCTATCGCCTTCAAATCTCCACCCTTCTGCCCCGATATATCTTACAACACTCTCTTCCAAGGCTTTTTTGGCGTCTTCCCGAATCCACCTTTCTGGCCAGCTACTCGTCGCCTGACTGTACTCTATCCCCTTCAGACTCTCCTTAATCCTCAGGACAGCTTTAGGACGCATGGGAATCATGTTGGGTATAGACCATGCAAAGGTAAAGTGAGTTTGATTAGGCTGTACCATTAGCGTATCAGAAGTGAAGATTATGCCGGATACAGGAGTTGGTTTGGTAGGGAGATtagaaggagagggaggaggttCGGAGAGACGGTCCCAGTAAAAAACGCATGAGCCGGGAAAATGCCTGGAACATCATCATTCGGCAACAATCCTCGAAACACGACGGAGTGACCTGCTCACCCGCCACATTGAACGAGCTTGACTCCTGACCCAAGTTCTACTTCTCCTGACCAGAGCCTCAAGTCGTCGCTGTCCTTGAGATCTCCCATTCTACTATACCACTCCTTATCAGCCGCACAGATATAGAGTGGAATGTTGAGGGCGCGTGACCACGTCAGTGACGTGGAGAAGAACTGAAAGATTACAGTTAGCGGTTGAACGGAGATTTCTTACTGCAGTGCCAGTTACATGAGGATGAGATATTGCCATAGCCTTCAGAGGTTTTTTAAGCTCTGACAAATGTCCGATCAGTCCCAGTGAAAGAAATGCAGCGCATTCCCAAATATATGATCCTCCTGCCGTTTCTATCAAAAACGCTGGCCATTCATCAATGATTCGCCTTTTGATATGATGTATGGAAAAGCTCACGCGTTTGGCCAATGGCAAATGCTGGCTCAGTGACAATATGGGAGATTCTaacatcttccttgtcaGGCAAAAGTGCGTGTTTGGACTTTGACCCCAGCTCGGCGAGCGACGTCCACGCCTGTCCGCTTGCTGGGACCCACTGCCTGGGATCTTCGCATATTGGACCTAGAGGGCTGCTTG of Cryptococcus tetragattii IND107 chromosome 3, whole genome shotgun sequence contains these proteins:
- a CDS encoding vacuolar-sorting protein SNF7 — protein: MSGWMSYFTGRKDTRESARDAIVGLRQQLLMLEKKEEFLQKKIDEEMKKAKANATSNKRLAMAALRQKKAHENELDRIAGTRLTLETQVNAIESANLNAETMVAMKKGADALKGIHSNLTAEGVDATMDKIREQMDLTNEISDAISNPVGMGIVLDEDDLKEELDALEQEQLDDRLAGADRVPSHLPASPVGQTTGRVAVEEDEDDEEAQLRQLQAELAM